The Chryseobacterium nakagawai genome has a segment encoding these proteins:
- a CDS encoding porin family protein translates to MKKIFIGLAFAGSLFINAQEKTKSSSPITFGVKGGLNLSTVSENNNNGEYHDDENKMKAGFHAGVFVNIPVAEKFSIQPELLFSQLGAKIEERERYLVADYSYKRDSDYKANFNYLVLPVMVQYNILPQLYVEAGPEFGYLMGGRFKGDDVTTIRKSAGSSTVITKESLSEKLDTDLYNRFQFGLGIGAGYYFTQNFGVTARFTAGLTNILKDTDGDYKVRNNAFQVGVAYKFK, encoded by the coding sequence ATGAAAAAAATATTCATAGGATTGGCATTTGCAGGAAGCCTTTTTATTAATGCACAGGAAAAAACCAAATCATCTTCTCCTATTACTTTTGGAGTGAAAGGAGGATTAAATCTATCTACTGTTTCTGAGAACAATAACAATGGTGAGTATCATGATGATGAAAATAAAATGAAAGCTGGTTTTCATGCAGGAGTCTTTGTTAATATTCCGGTGGCAGAAAAATTCAGTATTCAACCGGAACTTCTTTTCAGCCAATTAGGGGCAAAAATAGAAGAAAGAGAAAGATATCTTGTAGCTGACTACAGCTATAAAAGGGATTCTGATTATAAAGCAAACTTTAATTACCTTGTTCTTCCGGTGATGGTTCAATACAATATTCTTCCGCAGCTTTATGTTGAGGCAGGTCCTGAGTTTGGATATTTGATGGGGGGAAGATTTAAGGGTGATGATGTAACTACAATCAGAAAGTCAGCAGGGAGCTCAACAGTTATCACTAAAGAAAGTCTTTCTGAAAAATTAGATACTGATCTTTATAACAGATTCCAATTTGGATTAGGGATTGGTGCAGGATATTACTTTACTCAAAACTTTGGAGTAACAGCAAGATTTACGGCAGGTCTTACCAACATTCTGAAGGATACTGATGGGGATTACAAGGTAAGAAACAATGCCTTCCAGGTGGGTGTAGCTTATAAATTCAAATAG
- the purF gene encoding amidophosphoribosyltransferase, translating into MKSLDIHKSEYLKQFENQVYGRNLFRTQEEERLDAPNEECGIFGLYSDEDLDTFSLSQFGLFALQHRGQEACGISVLKDGRITNMKDEGLVLDVYKDIQEPEAFMGNSAIGHTRYTTAGDKKKYNFQPFFAKNEYDQIILSIAHNGNLTNAKELKNELEAEGVVFRATSDSEVILRLIQKNLDLGLRGAIKATMEKIEGAYSVVGMTRNKFFAFRDFNGIRPLVLGAINENSYVVASESVALDAVGAQYVRDILPGEIIYTNENEPGKLHSYMMDEAKGKQRICSFEYIYFARPDSTLENINVYEIREKSGEKIWDQAPVEADLVIGVPDSGVPAAIGFSKASGIPFRPVLIKNRYIGRSFIVPTQEMRERVVNLKLNPIISEMKDKRVVIIDDSIVRGTTSKRLVKILKDAGVKEIHFRSVSPPIIAPCYLGIDTPSKDDLISANMSTEELRNYLGVDSLEFLSIDNLKDILGSSNHCFGCFTEEYPVGKGEEVELFN; encoded by the coding sequence ATGAAAAGTTTAGACATTCATAAAAGTGAATATTTAAAACAGTTTGAAAACCAGGTCTACGGAAGAAATCTCTTCAGAACTCAGGAAGAGGAAAGATTAGATGCTCCTAATGAAGAATGTGGAATCTTCGGACTCTATTCAGATGAAGATCTGGATACGTTTTCTCTTTCACAGTTCGGGCTTTTTGCATTACAGCACAGAGGCCAGGAAGCTTGTGGTATTTCCGTTTTAAAAGACGGAAGAATCACCAACATGAAAGATGAAGGATTGGTTTTAGACGTTTATAAAGACATTCAGGAACCTGAAGCTTTTATGGGAAATTCTGCAATTGGGCATACTCGTTATACCACTGCAGGAGATAAAAAGAAATATAACTTCCAGCCATTTTTCGCGAAAAACGAATATGACCAGATTATACTTTCTATAGCACACAACGGTAACCTTACCAATGCGAAAGAGTTAAAAAACGAATTAGAAGCTGAAGGTGTAGTTTTCAGAGCAACTTCCGATTCTGAGGTGATCTTAAGATTAATCCAGAAAAATCTTGATCTTGGGCTTCGTGGAGCCATTAAAGCTACTATGGAGAAGATTGAAGGAGCTTATTCCGTAGTAGGAATGACAAGAAATAAATTCTTCGCTTTCAGAGATTTCAATGGGATTCGTCCATTAGTTTTAGGAGCGATTAATGAAAATTCTTATGTAGTTGCTTCTGAATCTGTAGCATTAGATGCTGTAGGAGCTCAATATGTACGCGATATTCTTCCTGGAGAAATCATTTATACCAACGAAAATGAACCTGGAAAACTTCATTCTTATATGATGGATGAAGCCAAAGGAAAACAGAGAATCTGCTCTTTTGAATACATCTACTTCGCAAGACCTGACTCTACCTTAGAAAACATTAATGTTTATGAGATTAGAGAAAAATCGGGTGAAAAGATATGGGATCAAGCTCCTGTAGAAGCTGATTTGGTTATTGGGGTTCCGGATTCCGGAGTTCCTGCTGCCATCGGGTTTTCAAAAGCTTCAGGAATACCTTTCCGCCCTGTTTTAATTAAAAACAGATACATTGGAAGAAGTTTCATTGTTCCTACACAAGAAATGAGAGAAAGAGTAGTAAATCTTAAGCTTAATCCTATTATTTCAGAAATGAAAGATAAAAGGGTAGTTATTATTGATGACTCTATTGTTCGTGGAACAACATCTAAGAGGTTGGTTAAAATTTTAAAAGATGCAGGCGTAAAAGAGATTCACTTCAGAAGTGTTTCTCCACCCATTATTGCTCCATGTTATCTGGGAATTGATACTCCGTCAAAAGATGATCTGATCTCAGCAAACATGTCTACAGAAGAACTTAGAAACTATTTAGGAGTAGATTCTTTAGAGTTTTTAAGCATAGACAACCTAAAAGATATTTTAGGATCTTCTAATCACTGCTTTGGATGCTTTACAGAAGAATATCCGGTAGGAAAAGGAGAAGAGGTAGAACTATTTAATTAA
- a CDS encoding SatD family protein, producing MIAVITGDIINSQHADTEVWITKLKNLLDTWGSAPYTWEIYRGDEFQFKCSIDSVFWHFLAIKSLIKSQENLDVRMAIGIGEESFSSEKITESNGTAYVNSGRLLNDLKSDGHTVAIKTSNDSVDRDLNILLKWSSKDFDNWTMATSEIIHEMIMNQDITQEDLAKRFAISQSSISQRLKRANYELIVETNQYFRKKISEL from the coding sequence ATGATAGCGGTCATTACCGGTGATATTATAAATTCACAGCATGCAGACACTGAAGTTTGGATTACCAAGCTTAAAAATCTTCTCGACACCTGGGGAAGCGCTCCTTACACATGGGAGATCTACCGGGGGGATGAATTTCAGTTTAAATGCAGTATTGACTCTGTTTTCTGGCATTTTCTAGCCATAAAATCACTTATTAAGAGTCAGGAAAATCTGGATGTAAGAATGGCCATAGGGATTGGAGAAGAAAGCTTTTCTTCTGAAAAGATCACCGAATCCAACGGTACCGCTTATGTAAATTCCGGACGACTTCTGAATGACTTGAAGAGTGATGGGCATACGGTGGCTATAAAAACATCAAACGATTCTGTAGACAGAGATCTCAATATTTTATTGAAATGGTCATCCAAAGATTTTGACAATTGGACTATGGCTACCTCTGAAATCATTCATGAAATGATTATGAATCAAGATATTACCCAGGAAGATCTTGCTAAAAGATTTGCTATTTCACAGTCTTCTATCAGCCAGAGACTGAAACGAGCCAACTATGAGCTCATCGTGGAAACCAATCAGTATTTTAGAAAGAAAATTTCAGAACTATAG
- a CDS encoding DUF3307 domain-containing protein: MIFIKLILAHLLGDFILQPNAWVADKENYKLKSKYLYFHVLIHIVLNLILLWDLELWWVAILVGVTHFIIDAAKLSFQTVKTKKRWFFIDQMLHVLVIAGVSFYFAEYNFAFLQNQEFLKILMAALFLTTPASIFIKILLSSWTPAPDGPNTIQTESLSSAGKYIGILERLLVFTFIMVNHWEGVGFMVAAKSVFRFSDLAQAKQRKLTEYVLIGTLLSFGLAVLTGIIIK; this comes from the coding sequence ATGATCTTTATTAAACTCATATTGGCACATCTACTCGGAGATTTTATACTTCAGCCAAATGCATGGGTTGCTGATAAGGAGAACTATAAACTGAAAAGTAAGTATTTATACTTTCATGTTCTGATTCACATTGTTTTAAACCTCATTCTTCTTTGGGATCTGGAGCTTTGGTGGGTGGCTATTTTAGTGGGAGTTACTCACTTCATCATTGATGCTGCTAAACTTAGCTTCCAAACTGTAAAAACAAAAAAAAGATGGTTTTTCATCGATCAGATGCTTCATGTCTTAGTGATTGCAGGAGTGTCATTCTATTTCGCTGAATATAATTTCGCCTTTTTACAAAATCAGGAATTTTTAAAGATACTTATGGCAGCTTTGTTTCTGACAACACCGGCTTCTATTTTTATCAAAATCCTGCTATCATCCTGGACACCTGCTCCGGATGGCCCCAATACGATCCAAACCGAATCTTTATCAAGTGCCGGAAAATATATCGGAATTTTAGAACGTCTGCTGGTATTTACCTTTATTATGGTGAATCACTGGGAAGGCGTAGGTTTCATGGTGGCTGCCAAATCTGTTTTCAGATTCAGCGACCTTGCACAGGCAAAACAGAGAAAACTTACGGAATATGTATTAATTGGTACATTGTTAAGTTTTGGACTGGCTGTCTTAACAGGAATAATAATAAAGTAA
- a CDS encoding porin family protein — MKKILFGLALVAGTFSFAQKTSSNTASSSPVRFGIKAGLNVSTVSNYNANSKAGFYGGLFATIPVAQDFSVQPEVLYSGMGAKSKYDSSDKINLDYIAVPVMFQYNALPNLYLEAGPQFGFLVSAKAKDNNGSLDIKDGLKTFDFGLGLGAGYYFTPNIGVNVRYVAGLTDIVKDRIGGDSAKNGAFQVGLAYKF, encoded by the coding sequence ATGAAAAAGATTCTTTTTGGTCTTGCATTAGTAGCAGGTACTTTCTCTTTCGCACAAAAAACTTCAAGCAATACAGCATCATCTTCTCCAGTTAGATTCGGGATTAAAGCTGGTCTTAACGTTTCAACTGTTTCTAACTATAACGCTAATTCAAAAGCTGGATTTTATGGAGGTTTATTCGCTACTATTCCAGTAGCTCAGGATTTCTCTGTACAACCGGAAGTATTATATAGTGGTATGGGTGCTAAATCTAAATATGATAGCAGCGATAAAATTAATCTAGATTATATCGCAGTACCGGTAATGTTCCAATATAACGCACTACCTAATCTATATTTAGAAGCTGGTCCTCAATTTGGATTCCTAGTAAGCGCTAAAGCAAAAGATAATAACGGTTCTTTAGATATTAAAGACGGATTGAAGACTTTTGATTTCGGACTTGGTCTTGGTGCAGGATATTACTTCACTCCTAACATCGGAGTTAACGTAAGATATGTTGCTGGATTAACTGATATCGTTAAAGACAGAATCGGTGGTGATTCTGCTAAAAACGGAGCATTCCAAGTTGGTTTAGCCTATAAATTCTAA
- a CDS encoding porin family protein, whose product MKKLFLGLALTAGTLAFAQESTTVNTSPLKKDAQPVRFGIKAGGNSAYFSEQKFGMNSQKLGFHAGAFVNIPISKQFSFQPEVLYNQMGARDVAYSTEVTTGATTVKTKGESKVTMNYISVPLMVQMRPMDKFYVEAGPEFSYFINGKTKGEATVASTTGGITTTTSQSQSDDLNKDDINKFNFGLGLGLGYDITNNIGISARYVNSLTKIDKSRPAAENNNRVFQLGLNYKF is encoded by the coding sequence ATGAAGAAGTTATTTTTAGGACTGGCATTAACTGCTGGAACTTTAGCCTTTGCTCAGGAATCAACAACTGTAAATACGTCACCTCTTAAAAAAGATGCTCAACCTGTAAGATTTGGTATTAAAGCCGGAGGTAACTCAGCGTATTTCAGTGAGCAAAAATTCGGAATGAACAGCCAGAAATTAGGTTTCCACGCCGGAGCTTTTGTAAACATTCCTATCTCTAAACAATTCAGCTTCCAACCGGAGGTATTATACAACCAAATGGGGGCAAGAGATGTAGCTTATTCAACAGAAGTAACAACAGGAGCAACTACTGTAAAAACTAAAGGAGAAAGTAAAGTAACAATGAACTATATTTCAGTTCCTTTAATGGTTCAGATGAGACCTATGGATAAATTCTATGTTGAAGCAGGTCCTGAATTCAGTTACTTTATCAACGGTAAAACTAAAGGAGAAGCTACTGTAGCATCTACCACAGGAGGAATAACTACAACTACCTCACAATCTCAGTCTGATGATCTTAATAAAGATGATATCAATAAATTCAACTTCGGTTTAGGTCTTGGTTTAGGATATGATATCACCAATAACATTGGGATCAGCGCAAGATATGTTAACAGTTTAACAAAGATCGATAAGAGCAGACCAGCTGCTGAAAACAACAACAGAGTTTTCCAATTAGGTCTGAACTATAAGTTCTAA
- the purC gene encoding phosphoribosylaminoimidazolesuccinocarboxamide synthase, whose protein sequence is MSQKKEMLYEGKAKQVFATDNPDEVVVRFKDDATAFNAQKKGQVDLKGEMNNAITTLIFEYLNEKGIKTHFIKQLDEREQLVRKVSIIPLEMVVRNYSAGSMAQRLGVEEGIKSPVTIFDICYKKDELGDPLINDHHAVFLGAATYEELDEMYELTSDINEILIDLFDKINIILVDFKIELGKTSDGEIILADEISPDTCRLWDKDTMKKLDKDRFRRDLGEVTEAYVEIYNRLKNLLKK, encoded by the coding sequence ATGAGTCAAAAGAAAGAAATGTTGTACGAGGGAAAAGCAAAACAAGTATTTGCTACCGATAATCCTGATGAAGTAGTAGTACGTTTCAAAGACGATGCTACAGCATTTAACGCTCAAAAGAAAGGCCAGGTTGACCTTAAAGGAGAGATGAATAACGCCATCACAACCCTTATTTTTGAATATTTAAATGAAAAAGGAATCAAAACTCATTTCATTAAACAATTAGACGAAAGAGAGCAGTTGGTAAGAAAAGTATCTATCATTCCTTTGGAAATGGTGGTAAGAAACTACTCTGCGGGAAGCATGGCACAAAGATTAGGAGTGGAGGAAGGAATCAAATCGCCGGTAACCATCTTCGATATCTGCTATAAAAAAGACGAATTGGGAGATCCGCTTATCAATGATCACCACGCTGTTTTCTTAGGAGCTGCTACTTACGAAGAGCTTGATGAAATGTATGAATTAACATCAGACATTAATGAAATCCTTATCGACCTTTTTGATAAGATCAACATCATCCTGGTAGATTTCAAAATCGAATTAGGGAAAACTTCTGACGGGGAAATCATCTTAGCTGACGAAATTTCTCCTGATACTTGCAGACTTTGGGATAAAGATACCATGAAAAAGCTTGACAAAGATAGATTCAGAAGAGACTTAGGAGAAGTAACTGAGGCATATGTTGAAATTTACAACCGTCTTAAAAATCTTTTAAAGAAATAA
- a CDS encoding glycerophosphodiester phosphodiesterase family protein translates to MKNAFLSGIFIIATQLYSAQSFDNQAHRGGKSLYPENTIPAMKNALQMNVTTLEMDLAITKDKKVILSHDSFLSPELITKPDGTYIPKDSGFYYKIYEMPYAKIQTFDVGLKKLENYPDQKKVKVQKPLFSEVIDAVENYSRELKRPLPYYNIETKTRPFSDNIFHPEPKEFVNLMMKIIIEKGIQDRVIIQSFDPRTLEIIHKEYPKMMTTLLVEEVNDKKLAQQRANFKNIPVEKFKLYPDHLNGVAGDMKFLSFTPTIYSPEHRLVTPELVQQCHALGMKVIPWTVNTKERLQALKDMGIDGAISDDPRIFE, encoded by the coding sequence ATGAAGAACGCATTTTTATCAGGTATATTTATTATTGCCACTCAATTGTATTCAGCGCAGTCTTTTGATAACCAGGCACATCGTGGCGGAAAGTCTTTGTATCCGGAGAATACAATCCCGGCGATGAAAAATGCTTTACAAATGAATGTTACAACCCTCGAAATGGATCTGGCAATTACAAAAGATAAAAAAGTGATCCTTTCCCATGATTCATTTCTATCACCGGAGTTAATTACCAAACCAGATGGAACCTATATTCCGAAAGACTCAGGTTTTTACTATAAGATTTATGAAATGCCCTATGCAAAGATTCAGACATTTGATGTAGGATTAAAGAAACTTGAAAATTATCCTGATCAAAAGAAAGTGAAAGTTCAGAAACCTCTTTTTTCTGAAGTAATAGATGCTGTGGAAAACTATTCCCGTGAATTGAAAAGACCTTTACCTTATTATAATATAGAAACAAAGACACGCCCCTTTTCGGACAATATTTTTCATCCTGAGCCTAAAGAATTTGTAAATCTGATGATGAAGATTATTATAGAAAAAGGAATTCAGGATAGAGTTATTATTCAGTCTTTTGATCCCAGAACCCTTGAGATCATCCATAAAGAATATCCTAAAATGATGACCACTCTACTTGTAGAAGAAGTGAATGATAAAAAATTAGCACAACAACGGGCTAATTTCAAGAATATTCCTGTGGAAAAATTTAAATTATATCCGGATCACCTTAATGGAGTAGCAGGTGATATGAAATTTTTAAGTTTTACTCCAACCATTTATAGCCCAGAGCACAGGCTGGTTACTCCTGAGCTTGTACAGCAATGTCATGCATTAGGAATGAAAGTGATCCCATGGACTGTGAATACCAAAGAAAGACTACAGGCGTTGAAAGATATGGGAATTGATGGAGCAATCAGTGATGATCCCCGAATATTTGAATAA